A part of Solibacillus sp. FSL H8-0538 genomic DNA contains:
- a CDS encoding putative metalloprotease CJM1_0395 family protein encodes MKIASLIHHVGADFEDRKRALQRKEMGEAYKKNAKYVDANKNPMLKALENLLSGKTEKDLHAADIEAKEQSAQELAGNDKQQQLELLEVKKEIQLLKQTEQNVIAHEQAHKAAGGGVTGAISYSHTTGPDEQRYIVAGEVSIDVPSRSTTDETIAILEKVKQAALAPAQPSPQDLRVAASAAAQILQTKSELSGELVEQLEEVEPFVDESLQVSIPERFQNEFQRNAQEETIFGKDLESLLFKRTFNKAIAKYATHIEMVKNGYRMFDEPKFSQTA; translated from the coding sequence ATGAAAATTGCTAGTTTAATACATCATGTAGGAGCAGATTTTGAAGATCGAAAGCGAGCGTTGCAGCGAAAAGAAATGGGCGAGGCTTATAAAAAGAATGCTAAATACGTAGATGCTAATAAAAATCCGATGCTAAAGGCGCTGGAAAATTTACTTTCAGGAAAGACGGAAAAGGATTTACATGCGGCTGACATTGAAGCAAAGGAGCAATCAGCACAGGAGTTAGCTGGCAATGACAAACAGCAACAGCTTGAATTGCTCGAGGTGAAGAAGGAAATTCAGCTGCTCAAGCAGACCGAGCAAAATGTTATCGCACATGAGCAGGCACATAAGGCAGCAGGTGGAGGCGTAACAGGGGCGATTTCTTATTCCCATACAACGGGTCCTGACGAACAGCGTTACATTGTGGCTGGTGAGGTTTCTATTGATGTACCGTCTAGGTCTACAACGGATGAAACAATCGCAATTTTGGAAAAGGTCAAGCAGGCCGCACTTGCACCAGCACAACCATCCCCACAGGATTTACGCGTAGCCGCGAGTGCAGCAGCGCAAATCCTGCAAACCAAATCCGAGTTGTCTGGTGAATTAGTGGAACAACTTGAAGAGGTGGAGCCGTTTGTGGACGAAAGCTTACAGGTCAGCATTCCGGAGCGCTTCCAAAATGAATTCCAGCGCAACGCTCAGGAGGAAACGATATTTGGCAAGGACTTAGAAAGCTTATTATTCAAGCGTACGTTCAATAAAGCGATAGCAAAGTACGCAACGCATATTGAGATGGTGAAAAATGGCTACCGCATGTTCGACGAGCCTAAGTTTTCACAAACAGCGTAA
- a CDS encoding EAL domain-containing protein, with amino-acid sequence MKPISVTTPKTVRIFENSKLFNPYKSRLFLYMKRLFALKKIMRKEQMNTFFQPILDIEKNETFGFEALNRPTPSPLFSNADVFYEFVGQTKKVFSFECFCRNLSLHRFRERLDDHLRNQNFILFVNIHPNVLLDKNYHSGETLSLLRSLGIQPQQVVFELTERSAVTDFDEFSRVLSHYRSQGYRIAIDDVGSGYNSLKTLIYLKPEFIKIDRSLIQNIDMEIAQQQLLSVILHYAQQSGTKVIAEGIERIEEFHFIKQAGVHYAQGYALGRPNEQLLLAHSPMIS; translated from the coding sequence GTGAAGCCCATATCCGTAACAACGCCAAAAACTGTTCGTATTTTTGAGAATTCCAAGCTTTTCAATCCTTACAAAAGCCGTCTCTTCCTTTATATGAAAAGGCTTTTCGCATTAAAAAAAATCATGCGCAAAGAACAGATGAATACATTTTTCCAACCAATTTTAGATATAGAAAAAAATGAAACATTTGGCTTTGAGGCATTAAATCGCCCCACTCCCTCTCCATTGTTTAGCAATGCCGACGTGTTTTATGAGTTTGTCGGGCAGACGAAAAAGGTTTTCTCTTTTGAGTGCTTTTGCCGTAATTTATCGCTACATCGTTTTAGGGAGCGACTTGACGATCATTTAAGAAATCAAAATTTTATCCTTTTCGTAAATATTCATCCGAATGTGTTACTCGATAAAAATTATCATAGTGGAGAAACGCTTAGCTTATTGAGATCATTAGGCATCCAGCCGCAGCAAGTTGTATTTGAGTTAACGGAGCGCAGTGCGGTGACGGATTTCGATGAGTTTTCGCGCGTGCTGTCACATTACCGCTCGCAAGGCTACCGCATCGCCATTGATGATGTTGGTTCTGGCTATAATAGTTTGAAAACGTTGATTTATTTAAAGCCTGAATTCATTAAAATTGATCGCTCACTCATTCAAAACATTGATATGGAGATTGCCCAGCAGCAGTTATTATCAGTCATTTTACATTACGCCCAGCAGTCCGGCACAAAAGTCATCGCAGAAGGAATTGAGCGCATCGAGGAATTTCATTTTATTAAACAAGCGGGTGTTCACTATGCGCAAGGCTATGCGCTCGGTCGCCCAAACGAACAACTACTCCTTGCCCATAGTCCTATGATATCTTGA
- the ybaK gene encoding Cys-tRNA(Pro) deacylase, producing the protein MAKKVAKTNAVRLIEQQKIAHQLFEYETDNGEAVDGITVATKIGQPVEHVYKTLIATAGKGHYYVFVIPVAAELNLKAAAKAVGEKKVELIAVKELLGLTGYVRGGCSPVGMKKLFPTFIDASAEALDFIIVSAGKIGMQMKLKPTDIAHISQAAFAEITV; encoded by the coding sequence ATGGCAAAAAAAGTAGCAAAAACAAATGCCGTTCGTCTAATTGAGCAACAGAAAATTGCACATCAATTATTTGAATATGAAACGGATAATGGGGAGGCAGTGGATGGCATTACTGTCGCAACGAAAATCGGTCAGCCGGTGGAGCATGTTTATAAAACATTGATCGCAACAGCAGGTAAGGGCCATTATTATGTATTCGTTATTCCAGTTGCAGCTGAGCTTAATTTAAAGGCAGCAGCGAAAGCAGTGGGTGAGAAAAAAGTTGAGCTCATTGCTGTGAAGGAACTACTCGGCTTAACAGGCTATGTGCGTGGCGGCTGTTCACCTGTAGGGATGAAGAAGCTATTCCCAACATTCATTGATGCCTCCGCAGAAGCATTAGACTTTATCATCGTAAGCGCTGGGAAAATCGGCATGCAAATGAAGCTTAAACCAACAGAT